The nucleotide window TGACCCAGACGGCGTAGATGATGCCAGGGAGGTAGCCGAAGAAGGTGAGCAGCAAGCAGATTCAGAACTCGATCTGCAAAAGCACGTTCAACACCAACAGTCAGTTAACCCAACTCTCGACGGAATCACGCTCAGGAGAGAACCTACTGTGAAGTTTAAACATGCAGCTAGCACGGGACCGGGACAAAGCTCGGGAAACTCAACCCACAGGCGAACTTGAGGAAGACGCCGAGCGGCGGCAGGATGATGGCGAGGATGATGTCGATGCAATTGGCCATCCCCTCGTCCGCCatcttccttctctctctccaagTGTCCAAGGGAAAGCAAAGGGAGGTGATGTGAACAAGGAGGGCGAGACGGTTCTCCACCTCCTGGTCCACCACGCACATCGGTCGTCCCCTTGCCGTTGTCGTTCCGCGAACACAAGGAAGGAAGGATGGGGGGTCAGATCTGCAGTACGCAAGCCACGCATGAGAGGAGATGGAAGAGTTCGCAAGAACGGCGTACGTACCTTGGGCGTCTAGGTCCCGTCGGAGTTGCGTCGTTGTCGACGACCAGCACAGCATCAAGCTCCGGTGTGGTGTGCCGCGCCACACCGATCCGGCCGGCCTCCATCGCGCAGGTGGATCTTGATGCGGCTGACCTCCATCGCACAGGTGGGTGCGGGTCCGGCGCTGCCATCGCCAGAACTGGTGCGCCCCATCCATCGCTAGAACTGGTGCGCCCCATCCATCGCCAGAACTGGTGGGCGTGGGTGGGTGGATCTGTGGAAGAGGGGGTTTCCATGGGTGGATGGACGAGATGAGGAGGGAGGTCGGTCGGCGGTGGGGGTGGGGATGGGGGGGACGGGGAGACGAGGTCGCCGAGGGGGGTGGGGATCGACGGCGACAGCACAGATTGGAGAGGAATCGGGGGTTGGGGAAGAGGAGCAGTTTGTGGGCAGCTCCGCGGGGCTTCACTCGTGAGTCTGGGCATGGGCTCGATCTTGGGTCAGCCTCGACCTCCTCTACGGTGAGGGTCGTCGACGGTGGCGGTGGGGCTAGGttggggggcggcggcggcggatcgagATCGGAGCGAGGGAGATGGTTGGGGGCGGCGGCTGTGAGTGCGTAGGAGAGAGGGTGAGGGGGTGAGACGGGTTGTGTTAGGGTTAAGTGGGTGAGACGTGAGGGGGTGAAGGCAGCCGTTGGATCTTGGACAATCGGACGGTGTTTGATGAACGATCCGCGTGAGATGTCTATATACCAATCAGAACACAGCAAACAATTTGAAGACCTTAGACCATCTAAATTGGTCGTAATCAAAGATAAGTTTTTCACGAAAAAATCATTTTTCATTTCTTAATGctcaaaatgagttttttttagACAGACCTACCAAATATTTGTTCAAATGATATCATATTTTGCACAAGTTTACATCGTGGATTTGCAAACAATATTGacaaagggagttttcatttcCTTTGCACGAAAAATCAattttccattttctgagtgcccaaaataatttttttgtgaagaagctaccatatatttgttgcaaaattggaccaaatcatttttctaaaatactaggccatatttaatgcacaattgaccaaatggttgggtgtaaaaagttttgatccacctctcgtgaaaaagacaaattcccgccgattcagtaggaagcgggtcaaatttgaactgcagctgcctcatagtttgctctttattttttttcaaaaattatttctaggtacataagtatctatttcaTCGGAGAAAcgtcaaaagttttccaagattcaaccactagctaggaacggtcaagcccgccgttttgaccgcattttgaaacgggcataaaaaattcaacaaaatcaaaaaattagaaaaccttcgcattgtgtcatcatatgtgaccaagttttcagaaaaaataataaacttgtaatacggtaattatttttaaaaatgtgttctcaaaaatgagctatcatgcgtgaagattcatggctttcaagctaAATGATCAAttttatggccacattcatggcatactTTGTTCAagtgatctcatattgtgcataaggtgcatcttggaattccaaacaatgttgcctaagggagttttcattttctttggatggaaaattcattttccattttctgagtgcccgaaatgagttttttttgtgaatgacctaccatatatttgtggCAAAATTGggccaaatcaattttctaaaatactaggccatatttaatgcataattgacaaaatggttgggtgtcaaaagttttgatccacctctcatgaaaaagacaaatccccgttgattcagtaggaagcgggtcaaatttaaactacagctgcctcatagtttgctctttatttttttcaaaaatcatttctagttacataagtacctatttcaTCAGAGAAACGTCAAAaattttccaagattcaaccaccaATTAGGAACAATCAAGCCCGCtattttgaccgcattttgaaacgggcataaaaaattcaataaaaaattaaaaaattggaaaaccttcgcattgtgtcatcatatgtgaccaagttttcagaaaaaataataaacttgtaacacggcaattatttaaaaaaagtgttctcagaaatgagctatcacgcgtgaagattcatggcttttaagacaaatgatcaatcttatggccacattcatggcatactttattcaaatgatctcatattgtgcacaaagggtgcatcttggaattccaaacaatgttgcccaagggagttttcattttctttgcacggaaaattcattttccattttctgagtgcccgaaatgagtttttttgtgaaggacctaccatatatttgttgaaaaattgggccaaatcaattttataaaatactggGCCATATTTAATGCATGATTGACAAAATGGTTcagtgtcaaaagttttgattcacctctcgtgaaaaagacaaattcccgctgatttagtaggaagcgggtcaaatttgaactgcagctgccccatagtttgctctttatttctTCTGAAAAtaatttctagttacataagtacctatttaatcataaatacatggtttggtggcaaTACATCGAGGTTTCgacggtggccgagggccccaactctagagcgcgtaaactcgcatgcccgccgcgtggtcaccgcgtgaccgtggcgttgccatgtgttctagcggcctaggcatgtctagtgggttgggcactccccaagtaggtgctaggaagaaaatcacaatataagattctcatgaggagaccgatcgatgctcaaacatgaataagcagccaagtgtttgattagcggtacgggaaatgcacatggctaatggatgtgagttttggctgaggatgatcagttactaagaagaccaTATTCACAaatttcagctcaaaaggaggagcctaggcggtacttgctttgcaaagtaccacactggacataaatacgaatgttgaagctgggctcaaaataatgaatggattgagctggcatttggtggaggatggttatttgggcataggaaagcactgtagaaaatggataccatttggacatgtcaaagtggtacttccttcacaaagtgttTTTCTGAACAAAATagaaaaatgaatatttttgaattatttttgaactaggaaaggaagggtttttttacatatttgacgaagatatgacccaaagaatttatgagatttttttgggaattttgggaatgccaaaaatataggttgcttcacaacctgggGCAAAAattgccacatggacatgacacataggcaaaactaatgaggtggcgcctagtcatagcaacccaccacaagttacaaggttatgaccatctgtATTGGTcgtgatcagctagaaataaggcagcggactagtgctatctgctttatgaccatttcgtgtaaggaaattacgacctttctgaccaaaatggtcgttataaTTTAGAggttggagccccccgaacagcttttgaccaattggtttgaaatggtcatagatctatgaccaattctttcagggtcactgacagaaggtcaccaGTTGACATATTTCTTATAGTGGCAGTAGCTCCCACCTTCCCCAGCCTCCTTTGCTCCCATGGCGCCTGAGCCCTATGTCCGCTCCTCCTGCGTCCTCGTCTCGGTGTAAACCCAGGCTGTGCCGCGCCTACCTCCTCCTCTTAATCCTCGTGCCCCTCCCCTTTCTTTTTCCCCGTATCTCTCAACTCGCCTCCCTATAGGAACCGTATAGCGCTGCCGCCCTTGGAACTCCTCCGCCATGGACGCCAGGTCCCAAGGTCCCCGCACCCCTCGCTGCCGGCCTCTGCTTCCCCTGCATCCTCTGCTTCAAGCAGGAGGACGAGACGCGCCCGACCCTCTGCCTCGCTTGGTTTTCGTCATCTCACCGCCGGATCCCGTCGTCCCCGCCACCCACTTGTCGCCGGTGGTCGCCTCCGCGCCAAGACCGCCGCCGTCGTCCTGCTTCACGAGGATGGGCACGAGCCCCTGCCTCCTCGTGCGCTTCGTCCAGCCGCCCCCGGCGCGCCCCTGCTTCCATCCCCGCCGCCGCGTTCCTGCCTCACCGGCTCACCACCGCTCTGCTCGTTCTGCATCGAGCGAGCACGACGACTGCTCCTGTGACCCCGCTGTCGCCTGGGCCACCTCCCCTTCGTCTGTTGACCCGATGCCACCGCTTTGCGTCCGCAAGCCCAGCGCGTCCAAGGCCCGGCCAGATCCGGCTTGTCCAGCCTGCATCCCCCACCGACCGGGCCAGGCCCAGCTCGCGCCGGCCCAGTGGCCACGCTGGTGAGCAGCCGCCCAGATCCCTGTGCTTTTCCGGGCCTGCCAGATTCGGCCCGTCTCTATTTTTTTCCAGATCTGCAATTTTTCTAATTTTCCAGAGACTCCTGTTTTGCAGAAAACTCTCCAAGTTCTTGCATATCAtaactcaccaaccgtgcatcggattaaaacaaactatatatgtaaaatgcttagaattttgtctagtttcataatttccaactttcatgcatgtttgaaatgtttaaaatgttgtttggtcaaatttgctcatatgccatgctaaaatgctttatttcacaacttaataaccgtagctccaaacttaacaaactttatatgtaaatggggtagaaaaatgcctagtttaacatggtgtacttgctttgcatgtttaacaactctaaaattgtgtttagggcagaacagtaccaaatctaatatatATACTCATGAggtttttccggacttgttgtttgttgttccggcctcatttaaatttgcctagataggtatagttttcatatgcttcaccccttgccatgataaccaacatttaattttgttgagtacttaaatgggagagaactaaataattgttgtggtgtttcatcaatatgcaactcgttgcatattgagctccacttaatttgtagtatcatttgtcatattgccatgccatgcttcattaaaccggacatgcatcatacttgcttgtgcatcatgccatgttcatgtgatggttgttttactatattgtttacttctttccggtgttgcttcttcgggttagttccgataatgtcgtGTTTGTAAGTATCCGTTCGACTACGtacgtttgtcttcttcatggactcgttcttcttccttgcgggatttcaggcaagatgaccataccctcgaaatcacttctatctttgcttcctagttgttcgctctttttctatgccgcgatacctaccacttgctatatcatgcctcccatattgccatgtcaagcctctaacccacctttcctagcaaaccgttgtttggctatgttaccacttttgctcagcccctcttatagctttgctagttgcaggtgaagctgaagtttgttccatgttggaacatggatattgtatggatatcactatatatacattgtttaattaatgcatctatatacttggtaaagggtggaaggctcggccttatgcctggtgttttgttccactcttgccgccctagtttccatcataccggtgttttgttccttaattttgcgttccttacgtggttaggttataatgggaaccccttgacagttcgccttgaataaaactcctccagcaaggcccaaccttggttttaccatttgccacctaagcctttttccctcgggtttccggagcccgagggtcatctttattttaaccccctgggccagtgctcctctgagtgttggtccaaactagagccccttgcagcgccacctcgaggaaacttgaaggttggttttagttgtacggattgctcatccggtgtgccctgagaacgagatatgtgcagctccgatcaggatttgtcggcacattcgggcagctttgctagtcttattttaccattgttgaaatgtcgtgtaaccgggattccgagtctgatcggatcttcctgggagaaggaatatccttcttgaccgtgagagcttgtgatgggctaagttgggacacccctgcagggtttgaactttcgaaagccgtgcccgcggttatgggcagatgggaatttgttaatgaccggttgtagagaacttgaaacttaacctaattaaaatgcatcaaccgcgtgtgtagccgtgatggtctctttccggcggagtccgagaagtgaacacggttcttgtgttatgcttgaacgtaggtagttgcaggatcacttcttgatcacttctagttcacgaccattgctttgcttctcttctcgcacttatttgcgtatgttagccaccatatatgcttagtgttagctgcagctccacctcactactcctttcctacccataagcttaaatagtcttgatctcgcgggtgtgagattgctgagtcctcgtgactcacagatacttccaaaaccagttgcaggtccCGATGATAtcagtgcaggtgacacaacccagctcaagtgggagctcgatgaagatcgtgttcgttgtgttgttttatttacagttgatcag belongs to Triticum urartu cultivar G1812 chromosome 7, Tu2.1, whole genome shotgun sequence and includes:
- the LOC125525740 gene encoding protein IQ-DOMAIN 14-like isoform X2, which encodes MPRLTSEAPRSCPQTAPLPQPPIPLQSVLSPSIPTPLGDLVSPSPPSPPPPPTDLPPHLVHPPMETPSSTDPPTHAHQFWRWMGRTSSSDGWGAPVLAMAAPDPHPPVRWRSAASRSTCAMEAGRIGVARHTTPELDAVLVVDNDATPTGPRRPRSDPPSFLPCVRGTTTARGRPMCVVDQEVENRLALLVHITSLCFPLDTWRERRKMADEGMANCIDIILAIILPPLGVFLKFACGLSFPSFVPVPC
- the LOC125525740 gene encoding protein IQ-DOMAIN 14-like isoform X1 produces the protein MPRLTSEAPRSCPQTAPLPQPPIPLQSVLSPSIPTPLGDLVSPSPPSPPPPPTDLPPHLVHPPMETPSSTDPPTHAHQFWRWMGRTSSSDGWGAPVLAMAAPDPHPPVRWRSAASRSTCAMEAGRIGVARHTTPELDAVLVVDNDATPTGPRRPRSDPPSFLPCVRGTTTARGRPMCVVDQEVENRLALLVHITSLCFPLDTWRERRKMADEGMANCIDIILAIILPPLGVFLKFAYRVLNLLAAHLLRLPPWHHLRRLGHH